The genomic stretch TTCCTatggaaatatataaaacaatGAATGCAAAgatagaaaagaaaattattatgatatatGTTCAAATTTCTTACCAAAAATAATGAACATTGTGAAGATTATATCCTGTGTATTATGATTGCAcgaaatttaataaaattgtctaAATTGAATGGAATAGAACGTATTCAATATTGCCATTATTTTATCCATTGGTTGTATGATAAAATAGGAACAATTTACAGCAAATCAACGAATAATATAAAGGATAAAACTAccgttaataaaatatttaatgtaGGTTATATGATTCTTCAGAAGCTAGGTATAAATGATTGTTACTATGACGTCCTTAATCTAGATTTAGTTCAAAAtaaggaaagaaaatatttacatgattattttgaaaattataattacattGATTGTAACACATCTTATAATAACAAATGTAAACAATATTGCGAACAtatcatttatattaatgaactatataagaaatatatagaaGAATGCTGTACATATTATAGCAAAGATGAATATTCTGATTATTGCAAATATTATTTCAAATGTGATCAAAATTATAACCCATATAAACTATATACAAAACTAGATTGTTCCAAAGTCTTATCATctgacaataaaaaaatggaagaagtaaaaatttcTCTTGTTCAGGATTATGTACAACAGTTAATATATGCCTAtcgtaataaatttaatttaataaaaaatgaatatacgTCAGAAAATCTTTGTAAAGATTTCATATGTGACACTTTCTATATGTCAgttctacctttttttggattATTGTGTATACTTCTAATTTCTTTTGTTCtgtataaagtaaatataaattaaacattaaaaataagacGATCTATgttaatacatatatttaagtGTCCTTATCAATATATAATTAGGATATACGTatgtaacatattttatatattttatttctatattAGTTTAAACCATTTGGATCGTTGTTCATTAAGAGAACAcgtaggaaaaataaaattatgcactATGCT from Plasmodium cynomolgi strain B DNA, scaffold: 1361, whole genome shotgun sequence encodes the following:
- a CDS encoding hypothetical protein (putative), translated to MFKFLTKNNEHCEDYILCIMIARNLIKLSKLNGIERIQYCHYFIHWLYDKIGTIYSKSTNNIKDKTTVNKIFNVGYMILQKLGINDCYYDVLNLDLVQNKERKYLHDYFENYNYIDCNTSYNNKCKQYCEHIIYINELYKKYIEECCTYYSKDEYSDYCKYYFKCDQNYNPYKLYTKLDCSKVLSSDNKKMEEVKISLVQDYVQQLIYAYRNKFNLIKNEYTSENLCKDFICDTFYIKYKLNIKNKTIYVNTYI